In Microbacterium foliorum, the following proteins share a genomic window:
- a CDS encoding PhzF family phenazine biosynthesis protein produces the protein MTDDPGVLRYSAFAASPDGGNPAGVVLDADGLTDERMQRIAADVGFSETAFLVDRTDDAGVPRYRARYFSPAAEVPFCGHATVATAVALAERDGPGEVVFDTNAGAVALRSVVKENAGVTVSFTSVEPQVRDLDPDVLERLLGSLGLAGSDLDERFPAKEAFAGNWHPILVVEDRELFDQFRFSPAEVAALMRENGWLGTVTVLHSVGPADFDARNLFPVGRITEDPATGSAAASTGAYLRALVHPETTVRIHQGAHVRRPSLLTVRIPPTGGIEVSGGATLLD, from the coding sequence ATGACGGATGATCCCGGTGTCCTGCGGTACAGCGCCTTCGCGGCGAGCCCAGACGGCGGCAACCCCGCAGGTGTCGTGCTCGACGCCGACGGATTGACCGACGAGAGGATGCAGCGCATCGCTGCGGACGTCGGATTCTCAGAGACCGCCTTCCTCGTCGATCGCACGGACGACGCCGGTGTGCCGCGATATCGGGCACGCTACTTCTCTCCGGCGGCGGAGGTGCCGTTCTGCGGTCATGCGACCGTGGCGACGGCCGTCGCCCTCGCCGAGCGAGACGGCCCCGGCGAGGTCGTGTTCGACACGAACGCGGGTGCGGTGGCGCTGCGGTCGGTCGTGAAGGAGAACGCTGGGGTGACCGTATCGTTCACCAGCGTCGAACCGCAGGTGCGCGATCTCGATCCCGACGTGCTCGAGCGCCTGCTCGGATCGCTCGGCCTCGCCGGGTCGGATCTCGATGAGCGCTTCCCGGCGAAAGAGGCGTTCGCCGGCAACTGGCATCCGATCCTGGTCGTCGAAGACCGCGAGCTGTTCGACCAGTTCCGCTTCTCCCCTGCCGAGGTCGCCGCACTCATGCGCGAGAACGGCTGGCTCGGCACCGTCACCGTGCTGCACTCCGTCGGTCCAGCCGACTTCGACGCTCGCAACCTCTTCCCCGTCGGCCGCATCACCGAAGACCCGGCGACCGGCTCGGCCGCAGCATCCACCGGGGCGTACCTGCGCGCGCTCGTCCACCCGGAGACGACCGTGCGCATCCACCAGGGCGCGCACGTCCGGCGACCGAGCCTGCTCACGGTCAGGATCCCGCCGACCGGCGGGATCGAGGTCTCGGGCGGTGCGACGCTGCTCGACTGA
- a CDS encoding FAD-dependent monooxygenase, whose amino-acid sequence MQFHHHGYVSGDPRVKDAEGIGTERPVDLPDEIDVLIVGSGPAGMLLAAQMSQYPDVSTRIIEKREGRLVLGQADGIQPRSVETFQAFGFAERIIAEAYNIGWMNFWGPNPERSNEIVRTSRTADYAYDICEFPHLIVNQARVLDYFAEAAANGPGRIVPDYGIEFAGLTVHEEGEYPVEASLRHVAGERAGEERTIRAKYVAGCDGARSGVRQSIGRTHVGGSAAHAWGVMDVLVNTDFPDWRTKCAINSEAGNILHIPREGGYLSRMYIDLGEVAEDDDHRVRQTPIEDIIAKANAILSPYTLDVKEVAWHSVYEVGHRVTDGFDDVIDGSGRTPRVFLTGDACHTHSAKAGQGMNVSMQDGFNLGWKLGSVLTGRAPEALLATYGAERRPVAQQLIDFDREWSTLMARKPSEITDPTDLATYYLATAEFPSGFMTQYTSSMITGSDAHQALAGGFPLGKRFKSAEVVRVGDGNAIHLGHHAKADGRWRVYAFAGRDAATLDAWAAEAAPVFERFTPSDADIDAVFDVKAIYQQPHEEVEVTSAPALFQPKTGPLGLTDWEKVYAAGPSKWTETDIFEARELSRDGVVIVVRPDQYVAAILPLDATDELGAFFDGALLPAS is encoded by the coding sequence ATGCAGTTCCACCACCACGGCTATGTCTCTGGAGACCCGCGTGTGAAGGATGCCGAGGGCATCGGCACCGAGCGGCCCGTAGACCTTCCCGACGAGATCGATGTGCTGATCGTCGGCTCCGGTCCCGCCGGCATGCTGCTCGCCGCCCAGATGTCGCAGTACCCCGATGTCTCCACGCGCATCATCGAGAAACGTGAGGGGCGTCTGGTGCTCGGTCAGGCCGACGGCATCCAACCGCGCAGCGTCGAGACGTTCCAGGCCTTCGGGTTCGCCGAGCGCATCATCGCCGAGGCCTACAACATCGGCTGGATGAACTTCTGGGGACCGAACCCCGAGCGTTCGAACGAGATCGTGCGCACCTCGCGGACCGCCGACTACGCCTACGACATCTGCGAGTTCCCGCACCTGATCGTCAACCAGGCACGAGTGCTCGACTACTTCGCCGAGGCGGCGGCGAACGGTCCCGGTCGCATCGTCCCCGACTACGGCATCGAGTTCGCAGGACTCACCGTGCACGAGGAGGGCGAGTATCCGGTAGAGGCCTCGCTGCGCCACGTCGCGGGGGAGCGGGCCGGTGAGGAGCGCACGATCCGCGCGAAGTACGTGGCCGGATGCGATGGTGCGCGCAGCGGCGTGCGCCAGTCGATCGGACGTACGCACGTCGGGGGCAGCGCAGCTCACGCCTGGGGCGTCATGGACGTGCTCGTCAACACCGACTTCCCCGATTGGCGCACCAAGTGCGCGATCAACTCGGAGGCGGGCAACATCCTGCACATCCCTCGCGAGGGCGGCTACCTCAGCCGGATGTACATCGACCTCGGCGAGGTCGCAGAGGACGACGATCATCGCGTGCGCCAGACGCCGATCGAAGACATCATCGCCAAGGCGAATGCGATCCTCAGCCCCTACACGCTCGACGTGAAAGAAGTGGCCTGGCACAGCGTCTACGAGGTCGGGCACCGGGTCACCGACGGGTTCGACGACGTGATCGACGGGTCCGGCCGCACGCCGCGAGTGTTCCTCACGGGTGATGCCTGCCACACGCACAGCGCCAAAGCGGGCCAGGGCATGAATGTGTCGATGCAGGACGGGTTCAACCTCGGATGGAAGCTCGGGTCGGTGCTGACCGGCCGGGCGCCCGAGGCGCTGCTCGCGACGTACGGCGCCGAGCGTCGGCCCGTCGCCCAGCAGCTCATCGACTTCGATCGAGAGTGGTCGACGCTCATGGCGCGCAAGCCCTCGGAGATCACCGACCCGACTGACCTCGCGACGTACTATCTCGCGACGGCCGAGTTCCCGTCCGGGTTCATGACCCAGTACACGTCATCGATGATCACCGGCTCCGACGCGCACCAGGCGCTCGCGGGCGGCTTCCCCTTGGGCAAGCGCTTCAAGTCCGCCGAGGTCGTGCGCGTCGGCGACGGCAACGCGATCCACCTCGGCCACCATGCCAAGGCCGACGGTCGCTGGCGCGTCTACGCCTTCGCGGGCCGCGATGCGGCGACGCTCGACGCATGGGCGGCTGAGGCTGCGCCCGTCTTCGAGCGGTTCACACCCTCGGATGCCGACATCGACGCCGTCTTCGACGTCAAGGCGATCTACCAGCAGCCGCACGAAGAGGTCGAGGTGACCTCGGCGCCGGCTCTCTTCCAGCCGAAGACCGGTCCGCTCGGACTCACCGACTGGGAGAAGGTCTACGCGGCAGGCCCGTCGAAATGGACCGAGACCGACATCTTCGAGGCGCGCGAGCTGTCGCGGGACGGCGTCGTGATCGTGGTGCGCCCCGACCAGTACGTCGCGGCGATCCTCCCTCTGGATGCGACCGACGAGCTGGGTGCGTTCTTCGACGGGGCGTTGCTGCCGGCATCCTGA
- a CDS encoding NUDIX hydrolase, which yields MPAIRNIAVGLPVKDGHLLALEGHDRTRGIDFLRAIGGGIEFGETAADALRREFMEELGVTLEDAEPLGVFESIFTYEGAPCHEIAHVFAVSSAALDTVPLDAELRILDEGSPVRWVSIDDIRSGARVLFPSGAPEALFALTQR from the coding sequence ATGCCTGCCATCCGCAACATCGCTGTCGGCCTGCCCGTGAAGGACGGGCACCTGCTCGCCCTGGAAGGGCACGACCGCACGCGCGGAATCGACTTCCTGCGCGCGATCGGCGGAGGCATCGAGTTCGGCGAGACGGCCGCAGACGCGCTGCGCCGTGAGTTCATGGAAGAGCTCGGCGTCACACTCGAGGATGCCGAGCCGCTCGGCGTCTTCGAGAGCATCTTCACGTACGAGGGCGCGCCCTGCCACGAGATCGCGCATGTGTTCGCGGTGTCTTCCGCAGCGCTCGATACCGTGCCTCTCGACGCCGAACTCCGCATCCTCGACGAGGGCAGTCCCGTGCGGTGGGTGTCGATCGACGACATCCGTTCCGGCGCACGCGTGCTGTTCCCCTCGGGTGCGCCCGAGGCGCTGTTCGCACTCACCCAGCGCTGA
- a CDS encoding MFS transporter: protein MSGQSQAGFTPTGTIATPADRRRVVFATVVGTTVEWYDFFIYATAVGLVFGQLFFEPLGANSAIVAFATVGVSFLFRPLGAFLAGHYGDKLGRKTVLMWTLILMGAATALIGVLPTYEAIGIAAPILLVLLRILQGISAGGEWGGAVLMAVEHAPKAKRGIFGASPQIGVPLGLLLASGVMALMTVIAPGDQFLEWGWRIPFLLSVVLILVGYYVRRKVEESPVFVELAERKEKASMPIVQLFRKHLLLVIVAAFVFAGNNAVGYMTTGGYIQGYATNPEGPIGLERGPVLWAVAGSAVTWLITTLLAGWLSDRIGRRTTYIMGWVMQLVGVFTLFPLVNSGEIGLLFAGLAILTIGLGFTYGPQAALYAELFPASIRFSGVSISYAIGAIAGGAFAPTIATAIVQATGSTQAVTWYLAGMTLLGLVATLLLRDRSGIPLGPDHEEEQSVSPIRGLAKV from the coding sequence ATGAGCGGGCAGTCACAGGCTGGGTTCACACCCACCGGAACCATCGCGACACCGGCCGATCGGCGCCGGGTCGTGTTCGCCACAGTCGTCGGCACCACGGTCGAGTGGTACGACTTCTTCATCTACGCCACGGCCGTCGGCCTGGTCTTCGGGCAGCTGTTCTTCGAGCCGCTCGGAGCGAACAGCGCCATCGTCGCGTTCGCCACCGTCGGCGTCAGCTTCCTCTTCCGGCCGCTCGGGGCGTTCCTCGCCGGCCACTACGGCGACAAGCTCGGGCGCAAGACCGTGCTCATGTGGACGCTGATCCTGATGGGCGCGGCCACCGCGCTCATCGGCGTGCTGCCGACCTACGAGGCGATCGGAATCGCCGCACCGATCCTGCTGGTGCTGCTGCGCATCCTGCAGGGCATCTCAGCCGGCGGCGAGTGGGGCGGTGCGGTGCTGATGGCCGTCGAGCACGCTCCGAAGGCGAAGCGCGGGATCTTCGGTGCCTCGCCGCAGATCGGCGTGCCGCTCGGTCTGCTGCTCGCGTCGGGTGTGATGGCGCTGATGACGGTGATCGCTCCGGGCGATCAGTTCCTCGAGTGGGGCTGGCGCATCCCGTTCCTGCTCAGCGTCGTGCTGATCCTCGTGGGCTACTACGTGCGCCGCAAGGTCGAGGAGAGCCCGGTCTTCGTCGAGCTCGCCGAGCGCAAGGAGAAGGCGAGCATGCCGATCGTGCAGCTGTTCCGCAAGCACCTGCTGCTCGTGATCGTCGCTGCGTTCGTCTTCGCCGGCAACAACGCGGTCGGATACATGACGACCGGCGGGTACATCCAGGGATACGCCACCAACCCCGAGGGGCCGATCGGCCTCGAGCGCGGACCCGTGCTGTGGGCGGTCGCCGGCTCTGCCGTGACCTGGTTGATCACGACGCTCCTCGCAGGGTGGCTGTCGGACCGCATCGGTCGGCGCACGACGTACATCATGGGTTGGGTGATGCAGCTCGTCGGCGTGTTCACGCTGTTCCCGCTGGTCAACTCGGGGGAGATCGGGCTGCTCTTCGCGGGCCTCGCGATCCTCACGATCGGTCTCGGGTTCACCTACGGCCCGCAGGCGGCTCTCTACGCGGAGCTCTTCCCCGCGAGCATCCGCTTCTCGGGCGTCTCGATCTCGTACGCGATCGGCGCGATCGCCGGAGGCGCGTTCGCCCCGACCATCGCGACCGCCATCGTGCAGGCGACCGGTTCGACGCAGGCCGTCACCTGGTACCTCGCCGGCATGACGCTGCTCGGCCTCGTGGCGACCCTGCTGCTGCGTGATCGCTCCGGGATCCCCCTGGGGCCGGATCACGAGGAGGAGCAGTCCGTGAGTCCGATCCGTGGGCTGGCCAAGGTCTGA
- a CDS encoding VOC family protein encodes MDWKIELIFVPVSDVDRSKEFYEKIGFHADHDQVPYDGLRFVQMTPPGSACSIAFGTGLEIALEPGQQNTIQVVVPNADEALAHLQGLGVAAQGVDEQGWGRFVTFDDPDGNTWTLQELPDYSAQG; translated from the coding sequence ATGGATTGGAAGATCGAGCTGATCTTCGTCCCGGTCTCGGATGTCGACCGGTCGAAGGAGTTCTACGAGAAGATCGGCTTTCACGCCGATCACGACCAGGTGCCGTATGACGGCCTTCGGTTCGTGCAGATGACGCCTCCCGGCTCAGCCTGCTCGATCGCCTTCGGCACAGGGCTCGAGATCGCACTCGAGCCCGGCCAGCAGAACACCATCCAGGTCGTCGTCCCGAATGCCGATGAGGCGCTCGCCCATCTTCAAGGGCTCGGGGTCGCGGCACAGGGTGTCGATGAGCAGGGGTGGGGTCGGTTCGTCACCTTCGACGACCCGGACGGCAACACATGGACGTTGCAGGAGCTGCCGGACTACAGCGCTCAGGGCTGA
- a CDS encoding IclR family transcriptional regulator encodes MPEGTPASQTLSRGIRILEVLADARIPLTIDEIASRLEVHRSVAYRLLRTLEDHRLIGRDSAGAVTLGPRMAALAAGVAHDLQAEAIPELTAIANELGMTCFLGVLDGDDCITLASIEPRHAIASVAQRPGARHSVTVGAPGKAILTQLPFSQWPDDPRAALHAEVDEARVRGYATSHDEVIPTVQSVAVPLALRGQRPAAIAVVHVATDLDDAEIAARLWRSASAIREALDG; translated from the coding sequence ATGCCCGAAGGCACTCCGGCCTCGCAGACTCTGAGCCGCGGCATCCGGATCCTCGAGGTGCTCGCCGATGCGCGCATCCCGCTGACGATCGACGAGATCGCCTCGAGACTCGAGGTGCATCGCTCGGTGGCCTACCGACTGCTGCGTACGCTGGAAGACCACCGGCTCATCGGGAGAGACTCGGCGGGCGCCGTGACGCTGGGCCCGCGCATGGCGGCGTTGGCGGCCGGCGTCGCCCACGACCTTCAGGCCGAGGCGATCCCGGAACTGACCGCGATCGCGAACGAACTCGGCATGACCTGCTTCCTCGGCGTGCTCGACGGAGACGACTGCATCACGCTCGCGAGCATCGAGCCCCGTCATGCGATCGCGAGCGTCGCTCAGCGGCCGGGCGCCAGGCACTCCGTCACGGTCGGGGCCCCGGGCAAGGCGATCCTCACGCAGCTTCCGTTCTCCCAGTGGCCGGATGACCCGCGGGCAGCACTGCACGCAGAGGTCGACGAGGCCCGCGTACGCGGATATGCCACGAGCCACGACGAGGTCATCCCCACCGTGCAATCGGTCGCAGTGCCGCTCGCTCTGCGTGGTCAGCGCCCAGCGGCGATCGCGGTCGTGCACGTTGCCACCGACCTCGACGACGCCGAGATCGCAGCCCGGCTGTGGCGCTCCGCGTCGGCGATCCGAGAAGCCCTCGACGGCTGA